GTACGACGAGTGGGGCAACCCCAACGAGAAGCCGAGCTTTGACTATATGCTCAGCTACTCGCCCTATGACAACGTGACCCGTCAGCCATATCCCCATCTGTTGGTCACCACAGGCCTGCACGACTCACAGGTTCAGTACTTTGAGCCGGCCAAGTGGGTCGCTAAATTGCGTGAGCTTAAAACCGATAACAACGAACTGCTGCTGGTGACGGATATGGAAGCAGGCCATGGTGGCAAGTCGGGCCGCTATAGCCAGTTTGAGGATATGGCGTTGGAATACGCATTTTTCCTGCACCTGTGGGGCATAGAGTGAGCCCTATCTGGCAGCTTTATATTATCCGCTGCGCCACTGGCGAGCTGTACACCGGCGTGACAACCAACGTGGCTCGCCGTTTCGATGAGCATCAGTGCGGCGGTGCCAGGGCCGCCAAATATTTGCGTGGTCGTGGCCCGCTTACTCTGGTGTATCAGGAGAATGTCGGCAGCCGTGGCGATGCGCTGCGCCGAGAGCTGGCGGTCAAGAAGCTTTCAAAGGCCGCCAAGGAAGCCCTCATCAGCCCAGTGGCTCCGGGGAACCCGGCGCCGGGAAAGTTATCTAATCCGAAAAAGGCGGTTGAGGTTTTTGGGTGAAAATTCTGCTGGTTGAAGACAACACGGACATAGCCGCATCTCTGGCTGAAGAGTTATCAGATAACGATTGGGACTTTGCTATCAATGGCTTGCAGGGATTCCGATTGGCTCAGACGCACCATTATGATTTGATTTTGCTGGATCTTAATCTGCCCGGGATGGATGGTCTGGTGCTGTGCAGTCGCCTGCGCGAGGCCGGGGTCAATACCCCCATCATCATACTGACGGCCCGGGATACCCGTGAAGACCTGCTTGCCGGGCTCAGCGCCGGCGCTGATGATTACCTGGTTAAGCCCTTCGATTTGGATGAACTGCGCTTACGCATCGGCGCCGTGGTGCGCCGCTGCTCGGGTCAGGGCTTTTCCCAAGCCTTAACCTATAAAGACATAAAGCTGGATTTGCGCAGCCACAAGGTCTTCAGGTCTGGTGTAGAGCTGCTGTTGCCCCCGGTGTGTTTTGCATTGCTCACCTGCCTGATGCGCCATCCGGGCAAGTTACTTGGCCGCGAAGAGCTGGAACGTGTGCTCTGGCCAGAGGGGCCGCCTGATGACGATATTCTGCGCAAACACATTTACCTGCTCAGGCAAAAACTCGACAAACCCTTTCCCGAGAAACGCATCCATACCCAGGCCCGCAAAGGATATCGTTTGTTGTGAATCCCGGTATTGAGCAGAAGATCAATCGCAGTTTTATGATTGGCGCAGCGGTGCTCCTTGGCTGTTACGCGCTCTTGATTGAATTCGGCATTCATGCGCTCGAAAACCACCTCAGTGGCGCTTTTCTGCAAACCGTGGCTCCCCAGCTGGTGGATGCCTACGAACATGGAGCTCTGTCATCCCCGGATGAGGCTCAAATTCAGGTGTTGCCATCGTTACCGGCAGAGCTGGCTGCCCAGCTGCCGTCCCGGGAACCCGGACTCTACAATCTACGTCACCCCAATATTGATTTTGAATTCAACGTCTTGGTTGTTGACCGTGACGGCAGACTCTTGTATCTGGTGCAGCGCCCCGATCTGTTTGAGCTGGAAGGCTGGCAGGACTTTTTGCTGGATACCTTGCTGATAGGTGGCGGCGCCAGCTTACTGCTGTTTTCAAGCCTGTATATCCGCAGCACGGCGAGGCGTATCGGTAAGCCCTTCGATTCCCTTGCCCGTCACTTGGACGCCGATGCCCGGGCGCTGGAACCCATCACGCTGAAAGATGACACCCGGGAATATGTGGCCCTGGTGAATGCCCTCAATCAAAGCCACGCCCGGGTGAAGGAAGCGTTGGCCAGAGAAAAGAAGTTTACCCATTACGTGAGCCATGAGTTTCGCACACCCTTGACCGTCCTTAAGCTGGCACTGAGCAAAATGGGAGACGCAGAGGCGCCAGCCATGCAGCGGGCGATGCGTGCTGTGTGGGAAATGGAAAATCTCACTGGTGTCCTTCTGCTGCTTGCGCGCCGAACCGAACAGGATGATGGTCATTGTCTGCTTGATGAGGCCTTGCTGGCCCCTTTACTTGAGCGGCTGGCTATCCGCAGGAAGAGCAGCGCCGCAGAGTTTTCCATGCATGTTAGCCCTTGCCAGCTGCCGGCACACCCGCTTTTGCTCGGTTGCCTGATTGAAAACCTGCTGGCCAATGCCTTTATCCACAGTGTGGGCGCCCGTGTGTATTTACGCACCGATGCCAGTGGTATTCAAATCTCCAACCTCGGCGGGGAGGCCATAGAGCATGGTGAGAGCCACGGTATCGGTCTCATTCTGGTGGAAGATATTTGCAAGCGTTATGGCTGGCACTTTTCCATGGTTGTGGCACCCGAGGGTGTGGTAGCCCAGGTTGTGTTCAACCAAAGTATGATGAATGAGGACACTTCATTGACATAAGTGGCGATATGATGCTCCCCAAAAGATTACAATAAAACAACATTGGGGCAGCTGATGAAGCTGGGTAACACTGATATTTCCGGGGCGCAGGCCGTTTTTTTGGCCTTGGGTTCGTTGGCCATTTTTTTCAGTCAGGTGCCTTCGGCCAGCCAGCAGTTGTTTCTCTTTATTAATCAGGCGGGAAGGCTTGTGCCCGACACCCCGTTGGCCCTTGTCACAGATTGGGGGAATGGCATTGCTGCGGCCTGTATCTGGTTGACTATCCTATGTTTTCGCCCATCCATTTTCTGGAAATCTCTTACCGCTATCGCGGTTGCGGCCTTGTTGATCAATGCCCTGAAGCAAGGCTTTGATGTGATGCGCCCTGCCGCAGTACTGGAGCATATCCGCATTGTCGGCGCGATGCGCCTCAACCACAGTTTCCCATCGGCCCACACGGGCACAGTGTTTGTCATTGCGGGCATGGCCTGGACTCTCTGCCGTCGCACTGATATCAAGACACTGATTTTATTGTTAGCCCTGATGGTAGGCCTAAGCCGCATCACCAATGGCGCGCATTGGCCACTGGATGTGGTGATGGGCGCCTGGCTTGGATGGGGTTCTGCCCGACTTGCGGCCCATTGGGTTCCCGAGTGCCAGCTGAGTTCAAAGCATATACTGCTGATAATGAGCATTTTTTACGGCATTGTATTGGTCTCGGCTCTGCAAGCCCGCGTACCATTCCCGAACCTGCCGCTGGTGGGCATCCAGCTGAACCTGCTGTTGCTATTGCCCCTGGCTGGGCTTGCACGACTCTATCGGCAAATGCGTGCCCAACAGTCCGCCAGCGAGAGCAAGGTTTCCCTCGCCGGTTGAGCGTCTCCGGTTAAGCGCTGATAGAGTGCCTTACAATCAGTGTTGGTGGCTTTTTGTATTCACCGGTAATGATGTTTAATGGCTTTCGTGAGCGACTTTTTCATCGTAAATCAGCATGTTTGGAACAAGCGCAATGACCTGCATTCGCCCCCCGGCTTTTTCCGTCTGCCTGGCTTGGTAGCGGGTAACCCCAGACTTAGTGCTTTTGGGGATATTTCCTGTGACCGGGCTGGACTGCACGTGGGCCACTGAGCCGAGCGAGGGCTTGTTTACCACTCCCTTGAAGAGTGCTGAGGTGCCGCATTTCAAACACGCTGGCCCTGAGCTTTTTACTTGAAACTCCCCCATTTCCCGTCTTTCTGTGAAGCGTTTTTATTGGCGCCCTTCATGGCCCATCACTATGCTCAGAGTGAACCCGGAAGCTTGCCGGAGAATGTAGCGATTTCAGGACGATGGAATGAAGCACTATTGGCTGCCCTTATTGTTTTGTTTGAGCATGACCCAAGCCTGGTCGGCACCTGAAACGACCAGCCAGATTGTATGGGTGGAGTCACAGCGTTCGGCACGCAATGCCAGCCATGAATTCTATGTGGATTTGCTGCAACTGGTGCTGGATAACAGTCGTGAGCAGTGGGGCGAGGCCAGGGTCGAAGA
This portion of the Shewanella amazonensis SB2B genome encodes:
- a CDS encoding response regulator transcription factor, which produces MKILLVEDNTDIAASLAEELSDNDWDFAINGLQGFRLAQTHHYDLILLDLNLPGMDGLVLCSRLREAGVNTPIIILTARDTREDLLAGLSAGADDYLVKPFDLDELRLRIGAVVRRCSGQGFSQALTYKDIKLDLRSHKVFRSGVELLLPPVCFALLTCLMRHPGKLLGREELERVLWPEGPPDDDILRKHIYLLRQKLDKPFPEKRIHTQARKGYRLL
- a CDS encoding sensor histidine kinase; translation: MNPGIEQKINRSFMIGAAVLLGCYALLIEFGIHALENHLSGAFLQTVAPQLVDAYEHGALSSPDEAQIQVLPSLPAELAAQLPSREPGLYNLRHPNIDFEFNVLVVDRDGRLLYLVQRPDLFELEGWQDFLLDTLLIGGGASLLLFSSLYIRSTARRIGKPFDSLARHLDADARALEPITLKDDTREYVALVNALNQSHARVKEALAREKKFTHYVSHEFRTPLTVLKLALSKMGDAEAPAMQRAMRAVWEMENLTGVLLLLARRTEQDDGHCLLDEALLAPLLERLAIRRKSSAAEFSMHVSPCQLPAHPLLLGCLIENLLANAFIHSVGARVYLRTDASGIQISNLGGEAIEHGESHGIGLILVEDICKRYGWHFSMVVAPEGVVAQVVFNQSMMNEDTSLT
- a CDS encoding phosphatase PAP2 family protein; this translates as MKLGNTDISGAQAVFLALGSLAIFFSQVPSASQQLFLFINQAGRLVPDTPLALVTDWGNGIAAACIWLTILCFRPSIFWKSLTAIAVAALLINALKQGFDVMRPAAVLEHIRIVGAMRLNHSFPSAHTGTVFVIAGMAWTLCRRTDIKTLILLLALMVGLSRITNGAHWPLDVVMGAWLGWGSARLAAHWVPECQLSSKHILLIMSIFYGIVLVSALQARVPFPNLPLVGIQLNLLLLLPLAGLARLYRQMRAQQSASESKVSLAG